The region GCCGCCACTGCCGCGAGAGCCGCCGGCCACCAGCGCCGCAGGGCGAGCGCGAGGCTCAGGGCAAGCACGCTGAAGCCCGCGACGTACGGCGTGAAGGCGAGCGCCTGCACCAGCGGCCCGCGGTCGAGGCCGATCAGCCGGAGGGCGGCCCAGAGGGCCGGCGGGGCGACCGCCAGCCAGCAGAGCGCCGTGCCGAGCCGAGCGCTACGGTGCCGCCCCGACCTCGGTCTGGGTATGGGCGGAGCGTCGACGATCATGGCGGTGATGATAGCCGTGGCACGCTCGGCGCTATTTCGTGAATGGTGAAGCGCTCATCTTTCACAATTTTGTGACGGCTGATTGACAGCTCGACAAAAAGAGATCAACTATTGACTGCCGGCTTTTTTCGGTGCTACGTTCCATCTGGCTCAAACGACGCAACTCTGAGTAGTAACCGCAGCTCAGATGGGGTGTGAATCATTGAGAAACGGATCTCAATGAGGGTAGGTGAAATAGCTTCCCTCGCCCTGACGCCGTCGCCTCGCCTATTGGTGGGCAGCCATCCGTCCCGCCCCGCGGGTCGGCCGAATTCGCACGGTCACACAAGGGGGACCTGTCATGAGCTCAATCTTCCGACGTAAGGTGGCAGCGGTCACATTCGCTGTCCTGGCCCTCAGTCTCGCTGGCGGGGGCATCGCCGTCGCCCAGCCTTCGGCGAAGGCGCCGCAGGAGGCGGTCCAGCCGACGGCCCGTGGCACGAACAGCCAGCCGCCGGTCACCGCCGAGTCCGCACGTTCGGCGAAGGCCGCGCTGGCCGCGGGTGGCGTCAGCACGATGGCGGCCGCCAGTTGGTTCACCGTCGTCAACTCCAACGGCACCAAGGCGCGCGGCACCGGCACGGTGATCAAGTACGGCACCGGTCAGTACGAGGTGCAGTTCGGCTACAACGTCTCGGCCGGTGCCTTCCTGGCCACCATCTCCCGGTCCGACTCCTGCTGCATCCCGCCGGGCGGGGAGGTCTCGGTCGCTCCGCGGCTGCTGACACCCAACGCGGTCTTCGTGCAGACCCGCAACTCGGCCGGCACCCCGGCCGACCTGGGCTTCACCCTGCTCACCCACACTCCCTGACCGAATCGACGCGCCCGGCCCCCGCGCTTCGTGCGCGGGGGCCGCGTGCTGGTCCCCGCGCACCGCCCGGCCCGCAGCCCGCCCGCTCGCCGCCGTGCCCAGGCTTGATCGACTCGGCCTCCGGGAGTCGGGCTGTGCTGGGCAAGTGGACACCGAGGATTCCGGAAAACCGAACCGATCAGCCGTTCTCGCCTCGCCTGGTGCCGATCGTCACGCTTGCGTGCGACTCATCCCCGTTCCGGCCACTGCGGGCCGGTCCGGGCCGCACAATCCCACGTTTGCCGGGCACCTGCCCGGGAAGCAAGCACCGTGACGGACATCTCGGACACCCTGGCCAGCATGCCCAGCTCGGTCGATCCCGAGCCGACCGGCGTCGAGCTGGAACAGACCCTCTTCGAGGTCAAACGCGTGATCGTGGGGCAGGATCGCCTCGTCGAACGCCTGCTCACCGCACTGGTCGCCAACGGACACTGCCTCTTGGAGGGGGTGCCCGGCGTGGCCAAGACACTGGCCGCGCAGACCCTCGCCACAGTGGTCGGTGGCACCTTCTCGCGGATCCAGTTCACCCCGGACCTGGTCCCCTCCGACATCGTCGGCACCCGGATCTACCGGGCCTCCAAGGAGACCTTCGACATCGAACTGGGCCCGATCATGGCCAACCTGGTGTTGGCCGACGAGATCAACCGTGCCCCGGCCAAGGTCCAGTCGGCGCTGCTGGAGGCGATGGCCGAACGGCAGGTCTCGATCGGCGGACGGAGTTGGCCGGTCCCGAAGCCGTTCCTGGTCCTGGCCACCCAGAACCCGATCGAGTCCGAGGGGGTGTACCAGCTCCCGGAGGCCCAGCGCGACCGGTTCCTGATGAAGGTCGTGGTCGACTACCCCAGCGACGCCGACGAACTGGCCATCCTCTACCGGATGAGCACCGACCGACCACGCCCGCGTCAGGTGCTCGACGCCCAGCGACTACAGGACCTCCAGGCCCACGCCGAGAGGGTCTTCGTCCACCACGCGTTGGCCGAGTACGTGGTGCGGCTGATCCTCGCCACCCGGGATCCGGGCCGGTTCGGACTACCGGAGATCGCCCCGCTGCTGGCGTACGGGGCCAGCCCCCGGGCCACCCTGGGCCTGGTCGCCGCCGCCCGGGCACATGCCCTGCTGCGTGGGCGGGAGTACGTGCTGCCCGAGGACATCCGGGAACTCGCCGTCGACGTCCTCGCCCATCGACTGGTGCTCTCCTTCGACGCGGTCGCCGACGGGGTGTCCGCCGAGAGCGTGGTGCGCCGGCTGGTCGAGGCGGTGCCACCGCCCCGGCTGGCCAACGGGCACCCACAGCAGGCGCCGGACCTGGCGGCGGCATGAGACGCGTGCACGTCGCACCGGTCGTCGCGTCAGCCGACCCCGGCCTGGCCGAGCTGGCCCCCGACCAGCGGTTACGCCGCCTTGAGCTCACCGTCACGCGCCGACTGAACGGTCTGCTGCACGGCCAGTACCGTGGCCTGTTGCCCGGTCCGGGCAGCGAACCCGCCGGCAGCCGCGAGTACCGGCCGGGCGAGGACGAGGTACGTCGGATGGACTGGGCGGTGACCGCTCGTACCGCCGTGCCACACGTCCGGCAGGTCGACGCCGACCGTGAACTCACCACCTGGCTGCTTGTCGACGGCAGCGCCAGCATGGAGTTCGGCACCGCCGAACTGGACAAGCGGGAGCTGGCGGTGGCCGCCGTCGCGGCGGTCGGTTTCCTGACCGCGGGTGTCGGCAACCGCCTCGGTGCCCAGGTGCTGCGTGCCGACGGGGTACGCCGCTTCCCGGCCCGCACCGGACGTACCCATCTGCTCGCGTTGCTCCGCGCGTTGCTCGCCGCCCCACGTGCCACCGCACCCGCCGACGGGGCGGGGCGGGCGTCCACGATCGGCTCGCCGGACCTCGCCGACGGGCTCGACGCGTTGCACCGGATCGCCAACCGGCGCGGCCTGGTCGTGGTGGTCTCCGATTTCCTCGACGGGCTGCCCGACGACCCCGACCAGCAGGCGCCCTGGGAGCGGACCCTGCGCCGGTTGGCCGCCCGGCACCAGGTGCTGGCGATCGAGGTGACAGACCCCCGTGAGCTGGAATTACCGGACGTCGGCCTGATCACGCTCGTCGACCCGGAGACCGGCCGCTGCCGCGAGGTGTCCACGTCGGACCGCCGGCTACGCGAGCGGTACGCCGAGGCTGCCGCCGCCCAGCGCGAGCAGGTCCAGCAGGCGTTGCGCCGTGGTGGAGCGAGCCACCTGCCGCTGCGCACCGACCGGGACTGGAGCGCCGACATCGTCCGGCACGTGCACGCCCAGCGTCGGCTTGCCGCCGCACCGGCCGGCCAACGACGGGGAGGTGTCGCGTGATCTGGCAGTCGCCGCTGCGGCTCTGGTTGCTGCTCGGTGTGCTCGCCCTGGTCGTCGCGTACCTGATGGTGCAGCGCCGACGTAGCCGGTACGCGGTCCGCTTCACCAACCTGCGGTTGCTCGACCGGGTGGCGCCGGAACGGCCCGCCTGGCGTCGACACGTACCAGCCGGGCTCTTCCTGGCCATGCTGGCGCTGCTCGTGGTCGGCTTCGCCCGACCCAGCGCCGAGGTCCGGGTGCCTCGGGAACGCGCCACGGTGATGGTGGCGGTGGACGTCTCCACGTCGATGCTCGCCACCGACGTCGATCCGGACCGGTTGGCCGCCGCCAAACAGGCGGCCCGGCGCTTCGTGGAGGGCCTGCCCGACGAGTTCAACGTCGGACTGGTCGCGTTCGCGGGCAGCGCGGCGGTACTGGTGCCGCCGAGCACCGACCGGGACGCCCTGGACGAGGGGATCGGCCGGCTCGCCGAGGGCATCACCGGCGTGCAGGGCACCGCGATCGGCGAGGCGATCAACACGTCGCTCGGCGCGGTCAAGAGCCTGGACAGCGAGGCCGCGAAGGAACCGCCGCCGGCCCGGATCATCCTGCTCTCCGACGGCGCCAACACCTCCGGGATGGACCCGATGGAGGCGGCAGCCGAGGCGGTGACGGCGGAGGTGCCGGTGCACGCCATCTCGTTCGGCACACCGTCCGGTTTCGTGGACCGCGGCGGGCGACCCATCCAGGTACCTGTCGACGGGCAGACCCTCAGGGCGGTCGCCGAGGAGACCGGCGGGATGTTCCACGAGGCCAGCACCTCCGACGAGTTACGCGCCGTCTACGACGACATCGGCAGCTCGGTCGGCTACCGCACCGAACGGCAGGACGTCTCGGCCCGGTTCATCGGCCTCGGACTGGTGTTCGCGATGGGTGCCGCCGCCGGCTCGATGCGCTGGTTCTCCCGACTGCCCTGATCGCCGCACCACTGACGTCGACTGTGAGGAGTACGCATGGCAGTGCAGACCGGACTGGGCGAACCACGCGGTCCCTGGTTCATCTCGCCGGAACTCGGCCCGGACGGGCGCGGGTGGTGGGATCCTCCCGAGCGTGAACCGGGTGGGCGACGGCCTGGGCGGCTGCTGGCCGTGCTGGCCGTGGTGGCGGTCTCGGCCGTCTCCGGTGCTCTCGCCGGTGGCGTGGTGGCCAGCCGGGACGGGGCCGGGGGCCCGGCAGCGGCGTCCGCCGCCCCGGTTCCGGCCGAGCTGGTCACGGCGGCCGAGCGCACCGTACCCGGGGTGGTATCGGTGCTGGCGGGCGGCACGACCACTGGTTCCGCGACCGGCGGATCCGTGAACGGCGCGTCCGCGACCGGCTCCGGCTTCGCCGTGGACGACCAGCAGCACCTGATCACCAACGACCACATCCTGGCCAAGGGCGGTGGCGGGCCGGTGACTGTGGAGCTGCCCGACGGCCGTCGGTTCGCCGCCGAGGTGGTCGGACGGGAGCCACGCAGCGACCTTGCGGTGCTGAAGGTCCCGGCATCGGCCGGTCTGACCCCGCTGCCCCTGGCCAAACCGGGCGCGACCCGGGTCGGTGAGCCGGTCCTCGCGGTGGGTTCGCCGCTCGGCCTGGCCGGGACGGTCACCGCGGGAATCGTCAGCGCGCTGAACCGGCAGGTGCGACTGGGCAACAACCGGCACACCGCCGTGCAGACCGACGCGTCCATCAACCCCGGCAACTCCGGTGGGCCCCTCGTCAACGCCCGCGGGGAGGTGGTCGGGGTGAACACCGCCATCGCCACCATCGACGGCAACGGGTCGATCGGCATCGGGTTCGCCATCCCGATCGACCAGGTGCAGCAGACCGCCGACACCATCATCGGCAAGGGCGGCTGAGCTGCCCGGACAGCCTCCAGTGTCGGATATCCGGCCGCACAGCATCGGGCCATGGAAATATTACGGTCGGTATGGATACTGGCGGAGGTGGAGCGTCCTCTTCTCGCGGTCCTCCTGCTGGTGGGCCTGTTCATCGGATGTGCAGTGGGGTCGGCGTACGCCCGGGCGCGACGCGGGTGGAACGATTACCAGACCGTCAAGAAATCGGTGCCGGGCGCCCGTCGAGGCGCCTGGTTGCTGATCCGTGGTGTCGCCGTCAAGGCCGGCGTGATCGCCCTGCTTCTCTTCGGCGCGGTGGCGTACGCGGCGGTCGGCTCGGACGAGGACGCCGCCGGGCCGACACCCGGCCAGTCCCCGACGCAGAGTGACCCTCCGCGCCGCTAGGGCCTGTTTCATAAGAACTGGCCGGCCTGCGGCGGGCCCGGACGACGCCCGGCGGCGTTGCGGTTTCGTCCGGATACAACACCGGTATCCGGACGAAACCGCGCCTTGCCGGATCGCCGTCCGGACTCCGCCTCGGCTCGACCGCCCTTATGAAACAGGCCCTAGGCCTGCCCCCGCGCAGTTAGGGCCGCGCCCCGCGCCCCGCGCCGCGCCAAGATCCGCCCAACTTCCCGGATGTTGCTGCCTCCGACGGCGGGAGGCACCAACATCCCCGACGTTGTGCGGATCTTGGGGACGGGTGCCCGGCCTCGCCGTATAGCCTCAGGGCGTGGACGACGGACTGCGGGTGACCGACCGGTGGGTCGTCCCCGCCGGGGAGTTGCGGGAGCGCTTCTCCCGCTCCTCGGGGCCGGGAGGGCAGGGGGTCAACACGGCGGACTCCCGGGTCGAGCTGAGCTACGACCTGGCCAACTCGCCTGCCGTGCCCGAGTCGCTGCGGGCACGGGCGCTGGCCCGCCTGGCCAACCGCCTGGTCGACGGGGTGTTGACGATCGCCGCCAGCGAGCACCGCGCCCAACTGGCCAACCGGGAGGCGGCCCGGGAACGGATGACCGCCCTGCTGCGGGAGGCCGCCGCGCCCCCTCCGCCGGCCCGTCGAGCGACCCGCCCGTCCCGTGGAGCCAAGGAACGCCGACTGGCCGAGAAGAAGCGCCAGTCCCAGCGCAAGCGCGACCGCC is a window of Micromonospora sp. WMMD961 DNA encoding:
- a CDS encoding DUF58 domain-containing protein, which produces MRRVHVAPVVASADPGLAELAPDQRLRRLELTVTRRLNGLLHGQYRGLLPGPGSEPAGSREYRPGEDEVRRMDWAVTARTAVPHVRQVDADRELTTWLLVDGSASMEFGTAELDKRELAVAAVAAVGFLTAGVGNRLGAQVLRADGVRRFPARTGRTHLLALLRALLAAPRATAPADGAGRASTIGSPDLADGLDALHRIANRRGLVVVVSDFLDGLPDDPDQQAPWERTLRRLAARHQVLAIEVTDPRELELPDVGLITLVDPETGRCREVSTSDRRLRERYAEAAAAQREQVQQALRRGGASHLPLRTDRDWSADIVRHVHAQRRLAAAPAGQRRGGVA
- a CDS encoding VWA domain-containing protein; its protein translation is MIWQSPLRLWLLLGVLALVVAYLMVQRRRSRYAVRFTNLRLLDRVAPERPAWRRHVPAGLFLAMLALLVVGFARPSAEVRVPRERATVMVAVDVSTSMLATDVDPDRLAAAKQAARRFVEGLPDEFNVGLVAFAGSAAVLVPPSTDRDALDEGIGRLAEGITGVQGTAIGEAINTSLGAVKSLDSEAAKEPPPARIILLSDGANTSGMDPMEAAAEAVTAEVPVHAISFGTPSGFVDRGGRPIQVPVDGQTLRAVAEETGGMFHEASTSDELRAVYDDIGSSVGYRTERQDVSARFIGLGLVFAMGAAAGSMRWFSRLP
- a CDS encoding trypsin-like peptidase domain-containing protein; translated protein: MAVQTGLGEPRGPWFISPELGPDGRGWWDPPEREPGGRRPGRLLAVLAVVAVSAVSGALAGGVVASRDGAGGPAAASAAPVPAELVTAAERTVPGVVSVLAGGTTTGSATGGSVNGASATGSGFAVDDQQHLITNDHILAKGGGGPVTVELPDGRRFAAEVVGREPRSDLAVLKVPASAGLTPLPLAKPGATRVGEPVLAVGSPLGLAGTVTAGIVSALNRQVRLGNNRHTAVQTDASINPGNSGGPLVNARGEVVGVNTAIATIDGNGSIGIGFAIPIDQVQQTADTIIGKGG
- a CDS encoding MoxR family ATPase, which encodes MTDISDTLASMPSSVDPEPTGVELEQTLFEVKRVIVGQDRLVERLLTALVANGHCLLEGVPGVAKTLAAQTLATVVGGTFSRIQFTPDLVPSDIVGTRIYRASKETFDIELGPIMANLVLADEINRAPAKVQSALLEAMAERQVSIGGRSWPVPKPFLVLATQNPIESEGVYQLPEAQRDRFLMKVVVDYPSDADELAILYRMSTDRPRPRQVLDAQRLQDLQAHAERVFVHHALAEYVVRLILATRDPGRFGLPEIAPLLAYGASPRATLGLVAAARAHALLRGREYVLPEDIRELAVDVLAHRLVLSFDAVADGVSAESVVRRLVEAVPPPRLANGHPQQAPDLAAA
- the arfB gene encoding alternative ribosome rescue aminoacyl-tRNA hydrolase ArfB, which gives rise to MDDGLRVTDRWVVPAGELRERFSRSSGPGGQGVNTADSRVELSYDLANSPAVPESLRARALARLANRLVDGVLTIAASEHRAQLANREAARERMTALLREAAAPPPPARRATRPSRGAKERRLAEKKRQSQRKRDRRADGE